The DNA region GCGCTCGACAACCCCTACGCCGGGCACATCGAGGGCTCCTACATCGACCGAGCCTCGCTGCGGCACTTCGCCCCGCACGAGCGGCGTCACCCCACGGTCGGCCCGGACTGGGCCTTCTCCCGGGGCGAGCACGGCGCCGACTGGATGCTCGAACGCTGGGTCGTGCGTGAGCGCGGCGTGACCCTGCTTGGCCCCGATCCCAGGACACTCATTGAGCCCATTACGGCGGACGGGCTCCGGGTGAGCGTCCGGCAGACGCTGCGGTCGTGGGCCTCTCAGCCGGACGAGCCGGAGTGGCTGCGCCGCCGCAGCTATCAGGCCTTCGCGGTCCAGACGATGTGCCGGGCGCTCTTCACCCTGCTCACGGGCGAATTGCCCAGCAAGCCCCGCGCCGTGGCCTGGGCCCTCGGTGCTCTGCCGGGGCCATGGCGCTCCCTGATCGAGCGTTCGCGGGCGTGGCACCTCGACGACACGCCCGACCCCTCGGCCCTGCCCGAGGTGATGCGCTTCGTCCGCTGGGCGGCGAGCGAGGGGGAGGCGGCGGTGGTGGGGGAGACGACCCCCGGCCCCCGCCCCCCCGACTCTGGGTGATCGGGGACGGCGGGCAGCCCGCGCCCGTGCTCTCCTGGCGGCATGGCCTCCTGGCTCCTCGACGTCCGCCACATCTACCTGGAGCCCCGGGTGACCGAGTACGCGCGGGGCCGCGACATCCTGGCCCGCTTCCCGGACGCCGAGCGAACCCTGGTCCCCTCCCACTGGAACATTCCTGGTCTGCACGGCAACGCGGGGCTGGTGCGCGACTGGGTGCGGCTCAAGCGGCAGGTGCTCGTCCTCGGCGTGCGCAAGACCTTCACCACCCGCGCCAACGGGCGCAGCGCGGACTGGATCGCGCCGGGCCTCGCCAACGGCTGCGCGCTCGCCTGCGCGTACTGCTACGTGCCGCGCCGCAAGGGCTTTGCCAACCCCATCACCACCTTCGTGAACATCGAGGAGGCGCTCGCCGCCCTGCGCCGCCACGCCGCGAAGCTCGGGCCCAAGACCCAGCCCAATCAGGTCGATCCCGAGCTGTGGGTCTACGACGTGGGCGAGAACAGCGACCTGAGCGTGGACGCCCTGCTCTCAGACAACGTGCGCGACCTCGTGGCGCTCTACCGGGAGCTGCCCAACGCCAAGGCGTCCTTTGCCACCAAGTACGTGAACCGCGACCTGCTGACCTACGACCCCCAGGGCAAGACGCGCGTGCGCTTCTCGCTGATGCCGCGCCCCGTCGCCCGCGTGCTCGACGTGCGGACCTCACCCATCCGGGAGCGCATCGCCGCCGTGAACGACTTCGTGGAGGCGGGGTACGAGGTCCACCTCAACTTCTCGCCCGTGGTGATCTACGAGGGCTGGACCGCCGACTACACGGAGCTGCTGCGTGAGGTCCGGGACGTGCTCTCCCCGCGCGCCAGGGCGCAGCTCGCCGCCGAGGTGATCTTCCTGACCCACAACGCGGGCCTGCACGAGGTCAACCTGGGCTGGCACCCCCGGGCCGAGCGGCTGCTGTGGCGCCCGGCGTGGCAGGAGACCAAACGGTCGGAGCACGGCGGCGAAAATATCCGCTACCGCCACGGCTTCAAGGGCCAGGCGGTCGCCCGCTTCACCGAACTGCTGACCCGCGAGTTGCCGGAGTGTCGGGTGCGCTACGCCTTCTGACGGCGGTGGCCGGACGAGTTGAGGGTCTTCCCCTCCAGTGGTCCGGCCCGAGCGGAGCGAGCAACCGTGATAAGGAGAGGCACCCCCACCGCCGGGTGAGGGTGCCCCTTTCGTGCGGGTGGGCTCAGGGGGTGTAGGAGACGCCCGACCCGGCGACGACCCGGTTGCGGTAGGTGGAGGCGAAGGTGTTGCCGGAGATGCGGCCCCGGTTGCCGCTGTTGGCGGCGTAGATGGCGAGGTCATTGCCGAACAGCGAGTTGCCGATCACGTCGCCCTGGGCGCCCGTGGTGTACAGCACGGTGATGCCCGCGCCGCCCCGGATCTCGGGGTTGTTCGTCAGGCTCAGGCCGACGCCCTCGAGCAGGGCCGCGTACCCGACTGCCTGGACGCGGTTGCCCGTCACCGTGATGTTGTCGGAGATCAGGCGCAGGCCCGTCTTCACGTTGCGCAGGGTGTTGTTCCGCACCTCGATATCGCGCGAGCGGGTGTAGCCCCCGTAGGCGTTGATCCGGATGCCGTCCTCCTCGGGGCTGCCCGTCGTGCCGCCCGAGCCCGTCACGGTGTTGCCCACCACCCGGCCACCGAGCGTGGAGTGCACCAGGATGTTGCTCGTGGCGTCGTACGTCAGGCCGCGGAAGCCGGAGACGGTGTTGTTCTCGATCACGGCGTTGCGGATGACGGTGACGCCGGAGGCGGTGTGGGGCATCACCTTGATGCCGTCCTTGCCGAAGTTGCTCACCGTGTTGCCGCGGTACACGACGTTGTTCACACCCTCGGTCTTGGTGCCCGTGTCGCTCGTGCCCGAGATGCGGTTGTTCTCCGCCGTGAAGCCGTCGCCCGCCGTGGCGAGGATGCCGATGCCGCTGTCGTTGACCGTATTGCCGCTCAGCCGGGTGTTCCTGCCGCGCCAGATCCAGATCCCGTGGTGGTTGCTCTGCGCGACCGTGGTGTTCTCGATCACCAGCCCGTTCGTGTCGCGGACCGTGATGCCGTTGGTGGTGGCCCGGGAGACGTTCATCGCCCGCAGGGTGACGCTCGAGCTGTCGGCCACCTTCACGCCGTCGATGTCGATGGAGCTCGGGGTGGAGGACGTGCGGTTGCCGATCACGGTCAGGCCCTGGATGGTCACGTTGCTGCTGTTCTTGAGGAAGAGCACCGCGTTGTCCCCGTCGCGGGTGAAGTTCGAGTCCTGCTTGAGGGTGGCGTTCTGCCCGGTGATCGTCTGCCCGTTCAGGTTCTGGAAGGAGATCACGCGCCGCACCCGGTAGGTGCCGGACGGGAAGTACAGGCTCTTGCCCGAGGCCGCCGCCCGCCGCAGGGCGTCGGTGTCGTCGGTGCTGCCGTCTCCCCGCGCCCCGAAGCTCTTGACGTCCACCGCGCCGGAGGGCGCCGCCACCGCCGGGCTGGAGGTCGTGGCCGTGCCCGCCGGGTCGATCATCAGGTAGTCGATAATGGCGTTGCGGTCCTTGCCGTCGCCGTCGTAGAGGTCGTTCACGAGCGTCACGTCGATGGTGTCGCCCGCCTTGAGGTCAAAGGTGCCCGCCGTGAAGGCCGCGTAGGTCGCGCTGCTGAGTTCGACCCGGCCCCGCTCGGTGCCGTTGACCCGCAGGCTCACCACCGGCCCGCCCTGGTAGAGATCGGCGCGGCCCTGCACCCGCACGGTGTAGCGCCCCGCCCCCAGCCCCGAGGGCACCGTGAAGCGCACCGCGTTGCCGTTGCTCAGCAGCTTGACTGCCTGCCCGCCGCTCGCCCCGGCGTCGCTGATGACCTTGCCGCCGCTGGGCGCCCCCGGGTTCACCACCGTCATGGCCTGAATCTCCTGCTGCGGCAGCGTCACGGTCGTCGCGCCCTCGGCCTCCAGTTGTGTGGTGGCCCCCGTTCCGGCAGGGGGCGTCGCCGAGCCCCCCGGCGACCCGCCGGGCCGAGAGGTTCCACAACCCACCAGCAGCGCGGTCGTGACGAGCAGGGCGAAGGACGAGCGAGAGGCTACGGAAAACTGATTCATCACGTCAGCAACCTTACTTCAATCTTAACTGGATGTACATAGAAAATTTCGCACTTTCTTCATCGATTCGTTGTGTCTACAAAACACGCAAAGACGTGAGAATTCCCACGCCTTCTATATTCGGTGGGACAGTCGTTTGCTTGTTATTTAACAAAGTCGCGGTCGGTGTGGTCCGTCACCACACGCAAGGGCCGCCACGGTGAGGCAGGGCTTGTCCTTTCTCTCCCCATCCTCGGGCGCATGGATCAACAATGGTGGTCGGCACCCATTACGATGCAGACGGGGCCGACTATAAGCGCGCATCTATGAGAAAATCCTACAGGGAATGAGAAGGCCGCTCTCGCCCACCGCTCCAGGCGTTGTGGAACGCGGAGTTGGTCTCTCAGGATTTCGGGTGCCCGGCTGGAGCCGGGTCCAGTGCCGGGGCTCTGTCCCTCCCGTCTCCGGGGACCTGAGCGTCCGTTGATCATCCTGGAAAACCCCTACCTTCGGAGACAGGCACAGGCCTGATCTCAGACATCGACCTGGCACGGGGGGCACAGACCCATCCGCCCACCGCTTCAGGGGCAGTCTCAGGGGGAAATGCGCGTGACGCACTCGGTCATCTCGGAAGAACTTTTGCGGACGGGGGAGGCCCCGGCCTCGACCACCGCCCCGTCCGGAGAGTCGCCCGACGTCCGGGTGCGGGTGCCCACCACCGGGGACCTCGACCGGCGGGCCCTTATGAACGGGCTGGTGCTCGCCGCGGCGGAGGCGCTGGCGGTATGGCTGACCGCCGGGCTGGTGCTGCACCTCACGGTCCACCACCTCGACCGCCTGCCCTGGCAGCTCGGCTTCACGGCGACCTGGCTCACGGCGGCCACCCTGATCCGCAGCTATCCCGGGTACGGCCTCGACGCCAGCGAGCGGCTGCGGCGCACGGTGATTCCGGCGGTGGCGGCCTTCCCGACCCTGGTGGGCGCCGTGCTCGCCGGGGGCCTGGGGGCGGGGGCGGCGGCGCTGCTTCTCGTCCTGGGGCTGGTGCTGGGGATTCCGGCGGCGCTCGTGGCGCGCATCGGCGCGCGCTGGCTGCTGCACCGCGTGGGGGCGTGGGGGGTGGACGTGGCCGTGATCGGGCACGGGGAGGCCGCCGCGCTGCTGATGCAGACCCTCAGAAGCGACTGGAGCCTGGGCTATCACCCGGTGGCGGACGGTCAGGCCAACGTCGCCATCCTGGCGGTGCCCAACATCCCCTACGCGGTGCGCGACCGGCTGCTCGACGGGCCGCTGGCCCTGTTTCGCCGGGTGCTCGTGATGGTGAGCCAGCCCGCCTCCGACAGCCGCTGGGCGGGCTCGCACCACCTGGGCAGCTTTAGCGTGCTCGAAGCCCGGCGCCGCCACCTGGAGCCGGGGGACCTGCGGCAAAAGCGCGTCTTCGATCTCCTCGTGGTCGCGCTGCTCTTCCCGGTCCTGACGCCGCTGCTGCTGCTCGTGGGGCTGGCGGTGGCGCTCGACTCGCGCGGGCCCGTGCTGTACGGGGCGCCCCGGATGGGCTGGCGCGGGGGGTCTTTCCGCTGCTGGAAGTTCCGCACGATGCACGAGAATGCCGAGGCGCGGCTCGCCGACCTGCTCGAACAAGACGCCGAGGCGCGCGCCTACTACGAGACCTACCACAAGCTCAAGGACGACCCGCGGGTGACCCGGGTGGGCCACTTTCTGCGCAGCACCAGCCTCGACGAGCTGCCCCAGCTCATCAACGTGTTGCTGGGAGACATGAGCCTCGTCGGGCCGCGGCCTTACCTCGCGCGGGAACGGCCCAAGATCGGGCCGCACGCCGACGTGATCTTGAGCTGCCGCCCCGGCATGACCGGGTGGTGGCAGGTCTCGGGGCGCAGCGGCACGAGCTTTCAAAACCGGGTGCAGATGGACCTCCAGTACGTGCGGCGCTGGAGCCCGTGGCTCGACCTGACGCTCCTCGCGGCGACCGTGCACGTGGTGCTCCGGCGCAAGGGGGCGCACTGACCGGGCGCGGCGGGAGCCGGGCACAGGGGCCGGGGGACACGGGCCTCGGCGCGTGACAGGGGTGTGGAAGGCGGCGACGCCGCGCCCGGAGACACAGACGAGCATTCGGGCCGTGGGCCCGGGGTGGGGGGAATGAGGTATGTGCGGAATCATCGGGAGTGTGCGCAGGAGGCCCTCGGCCACAGAGACGCTCGGGCTGGCGGCGCTGGGCCACCGCGGCCCGGACGCGCAGACGAGCGCGCTCGTGGGAAGCGCCCACCTGGGGCACGCGCGGCTGAGCATCATCGACTTGTCGAGTGGCAATCAGCCCATGAGCGACGTGCACGGACTCACGACGGTCGTGTTCAACGGGGAAATCTACAACCACCTGGAACTGAGGCAGGAACTGACGGCACGCGGGCACGAGTTCGCCACCCGCTCGGACACCGAGGTGATCCTCGCGGCGTATCTCGCCTGGGGGGTGGCGGGTTTTGCGCGGCTGCGCGGCATGTACGCCTTCGCCCTACACGACCGCCGCGACGGCAACACGGTCATCGCGCGGGATCCTTTCGGGATCAAGCCCCTCTTCTGGACGCGCGGGCGTGACGGCTCGGTGTTTTTCGCCTCGGAGATCGGCGCCCTGCTGGGGCTCTCGGGCGGCTCCACCGACCTCGACCTGACCTCGGTGCTCGAAACCCTGGTCTCCCGGCACCCCTCGGGCCTGAACACCCTGTACGAGAACGTCAAGCGGGTGGAGCCCGGCACCGCGCTCGTGGTCGCTCCCCAGGCGAACGCGGTGATCCACGTGCGCTTCGCCAGCGTGACCGAGGAAGTCGAGCGCCGCCGGTTGGAGGCCGCCGGGGGGGTCAGCCCGGAGGAGGTCCGCGAGCGGGTCCTCGATTCGGTCGAACACCACACCCTCGCCGACGTGCCGCTGGGCTGCTTCCTGAGCGGCGGCCTGGATTCCAGCGTGGTCGCCCAGGCGCTCGTGTCGCGCGGGGGCGGTGAACCCCTGAATGCCTACGCGGTGGGCTTCGAGGGTGCGTCCTCCGAGGCGAGCGAGCTGCCCTACGCCCGGATGGTCGCCGAGCACCTCGGGGCGCGGCTGCACCCCGTGACGGTGGGCGCGCAGGACTTCGTGGCGCTCGCGCCGAGACTCTCGGGATCCCTCAACGGCCCCTTCTCGGAGCCCGCCGACGTCGCCATGCTCAAGCTCTCCCTGCGCGCCGCCCAGGACGTGAAGGTGGTCCTCTCCGGCGAGGGCGGCGACGAGTCCTTCGCGGGCTACCCGAAGTACGCCGTGGACGGCCTCGCCCGCCCGCTGGGTCCGGCGATGCGCCTGGGAAGCCGCTGGCTGGGGCGCCGCGGACGGCTGGGGATCGCCGCCGACGCCCTGAGCGAGCCGGGGCGCGCCGCGCGCTGGATGCGCTGGTTTGCCAACGACGACGCGCCGCCCTCGCTGGTGGGGGCGCTGGTGGGGGCCGGGGCGCGTCCCGAGCGGGCGCGGAACTGGGTGGAAGACCGCCTGGAGGGCTACCCCCGGGGCTGGTCGGACCTCCAGCGGATGCAGGTGCTCGACCTGGAGTCGTGGCTGCCCAACAACCTGCTGCACCGCGGGGACTACACGACCATGCAGGCCTCCATCGAGCAGCGGGTGCCTCTCCTCGACGCGCGGCTCACCCCCTGGGCGGTCGCGTTGCCGGGCCGGGTCAAGATCCAGCGGCTGCGGGGCAAGATGCCGCTGCGTCAGGCCTTTGGCGACCGGCTGCCGCGGGCGGTGCTGGAGCGGCCCAAGAGCGGCTTCCGCCTGCCGCTGGGGGAGTGGCTGGTGGGCGACCCGGCGCTGCGGAGCATGTCGCGCGACCTGCTGCTCTCGCCCGGGGCGCGGCTGCGCGGCTGGATGTCGGGCGCGGAACTCGAGGCCCTCCTCGCCCCGGCGGCCCTCGCCCAGACGGGCGGTGCCAAGCTCGCCTGGACCGCCGTGTGCCTGGAGCTGTGGTTGCAGGCCGTGCACTCGCGGGCGGTGGTGGCGTGAGGGCCCTCGACGACGCTCCTGCGGTTGAACGGGGCGCGGGGTGGGGGCGCGCGTGAGCGCAAGGTCACAGGATTCGGGACGGGCCCGCCGGGGGGACGGGCGCGGCTGGGGGGCAACCCCGGGGGAGGCGGTGTGGCAGGTGGGGAGGGAGCACGGCGGGAGGCGCGGGCGTCCGCAGGAGCTGCGGGGGGCGGAGGGCGCCTTGTTTGAAAGGCCGCACCGCCAGCATTTCTACGGGTTGCCGCTCAACCCGCCGCGCCTGAGACGCATGGTGGACGAGGCGACCTGCGCCGCCCTGCTGCGCGAGGCGGAGGAGGTCTTGCAGGGCCGCTGGCGTTTTTTCGCCTTTGCGGACGCGCCCTCCGACCCCACCCCGGACGGCATGACCGACTGGCACCGCTGCGAGGTGACGGGCCGCCGCACCGACCCGGACGCCCCGGGCGCCGCGCTCGACCCGCGCGACCCGGAACTGGGGGACGTGCGGACGATCTGGGAAAAGAGCCGCCACCACCACACCACCCTGCTCGCCGTCGCCTACACCCTGAGCGGGGAGCCGCGCTACGCCGTCGGCGCGGCGGCGCGCATCGCCGACTGGATTCGGGCCAACCCGCCGCGGCGGGGCGTGAACTGGATCAGCGCCGCCGAGGCGGGCCTGCGCCTGATGGCCTGGGCGTGGTGTTACGAGCTCCTGCGGCCCCACCCGGAGTGGGGCGCCTGGTTCGGGCCCGCCTCCCCGCTGTGGCCGAGCGTGTACCGCCACCAGGTCCTGGTGCAGGAGGCCGTGAGGTCGGGCCGCCCCGCCGGAAGCGACCTGCTCGCCGCGCTGGGCGGGCAGTACGTGGCGAGCGTCACCTGGCCGGTCTTCTCCGAGTCCGCCGGGTGGCAGCGCGAGGCCAAGGCGGCCCTGACCCGGGAGGCCACCCTGCAATTTTTCGAGAGCGGGGTGAGCCGCGAGCCGAGCTTCAGCCGCCACGTGTGGGCCACCGAGCTGCTGCTCTTGCCTGCCCTGCTCGGCGAGCGCTGCGCCGACGCCTTTCACCCGGCCTACCTCGCGCGGCTCGCGCGGGCCATCCGGGCGGTAGACCGGCTGCGCGGCCCGGGTGACCTGCTTCCGCGCTACGGCGACTCGGACGAGCGGCTGACGGTGCAGCTCGAACCCCGGAGCGCCTCCCGGGTCGACTGGCTGCTGCGGGTGGGGCGCGACTGGCTGGGCGTGCCCGTCCCCGAGCCCCGGGGCGGGCGCCTGGGGGCCACCCTGCTGCTGGGCGACCACCGGGTGCCGCTGCCCTGCCCGGGGGAGGACGCCGGGGGCCAGGTGGCCTACCCCGACGCGGGACTCTACGTCCTGAGCGCCGGGCAGGGCGCCCCCCGCGAGGTGCGGGTGCTTTCCACTGTCGGGCCGCTGGCGTTCCCGCCCCCCGCCGGGCAGGGTGCCGGGCACGCGGACGCGCTGAGCTTCACCCTGGCGGTGGGTCCCCAGGAGGTGGTGGTGGACCCGGGCGTGTACGCCGGCCCTGCGGACGCGGGGTGGCCGCGCGCCTTCCACTCGACCGCCGCGCATAACACCGTCGAGGTGGACGGGCAGGACCAGAGCCCCCAGGCGGGCGCTTCCCCGTGGGGCCGCGGCGGCGCCGTCGCCCACCTGTGGGAACCCCGCGAGGAGGGCGGGCGCCTCGTGGCCTCGCACGACGGGTACGAGCGCCTGCCGGGGGCGCCCGTCCACCACCGCGAACTCGACCTGGACGCCCGGCGCCTGAGCGTCACCGACCACCTGGAGGGCCAGGGCCGCCACCTCCTGCGCCTGCACCTGCACCTGCACCCCGACTGCGAGGTTCAGCCCGAGGCCCCGTCCGTCTGGCGGGTCGCCTGGCCGGGTGGGGCCCTGCGGGTGCGTTTCGACCCGCGGCTTCAGGTCCGCTGCGGCCAGGGCGAGGACGCTCCCGACACCGGGGACCCCCCGCTCGGCTGGTACTTCCCGCGCTACGGGGCCAGACAGGCCAGCCCGTCCCTGCGCGCCACCCTCACGGCCACGTTGCCCATCACCCTGCACACCACCCTGGAGGTCTTATGAAAGTTGCTGTTTTCGGTCTCGGATACGTCGGAGCGGTCACCGCCGCCTGCCTCGCCCAGCGCGGCCACACCCTCATCGGGGTGGACGTCAACCCCCAGAAGTGCGAGATGATCGCCTCGGGCCGCTCGCCCATCGTGGAAGAAGGTCTGGACGACCTGCTGCTCCAAGGTGTCCAGGCCGGGCGGCTGCGGACCACCACCGACGTGCTGGACGCGGTGCGCGAGGCCGACCTGAGCATCGTCTCGGTGGGCACGCCGAGCCAGCCCAACGGGGCGCTCGACCTCTCGTACGTGTACCGCGTGTGCGAGCAGATCGGGGAAGCCCTCGCCGAGACCGGGCGCCCCCACGTGGTCGTCTTGCGCTCGACCGCGCTTCCCGGCACGACCGAGACCTGCCTCGGCATTCTGCGGGAGGCGGCCCGGGGAACGGACGTCCACGTCGCCTTCAACCCCGAGTTCCTGCGCGAGGGCAGCTCCATCCGCGACTTCGACGCGCCTGCCTACACGATCATCGGCAGCGACGACCCCGTGGCCGAGGCCGCCCTGCGCGAGCTGTACGCGGACGTGCCCGCGCCTTTGATCGTGGTCGCGCCCCGCGTCGCCGAGATGGTGAAGTACACCGCGAACGCTTTCCACGCGCTCAAGATTACCTTTGCCAACGAGATCGGCTTGCTCGCCAAGGCGATGGGCGTGGATGGCCGCGAGGTCATGAACCTGATCGTGCAGGACACCAAGCTCAACATCTCGCCCGCGTACCTGCGCCCCGGCTTCGCCTACGGCGGCTCGTGCCTGCCCAAGGACGTGAGTGCCCTGCTCCACCTCGCCCGCCGCGAGGAGGTCCCGGTGCCCCTGCTCGCCTCCCTGCCGCAGAGCAACCGCAGCCAGATCGAGCGGGTGGCGGAGCAGGTGCTGGCGACCGGCGCCCGGCGCGTCACCGTGCTGGGGCTGGCCTTCAAGGCGGGCACCGACGACCTGCGCGAGAGCCCGGCGGTCGAACTCGTCGAGCGCCTGATCGGCAAGGGGTGTGAGGTTCGCATCCTCGACCGGGCGGTGCAGACCGCCAAGCTCCTCGGCGCGAACAAGGAGTACATCGAGCGCCGCTTGCCCCACGTCTCGCGCCTCCTCACCGACGACCCCGAGGAACTCGTCCACGACGCCCAGGCGGTCGTGGTGACCCAGAACCTCCCCGAGTTCGCGCGCATCCTGGAGGGCGTGGGGCCGGACGTGCCCGTGTTCGACGTGGCGAGCCTGAAGGGAGCGCCCGCGCACCTCCAGGTTCACGGGGTGGCCTGGTGAGCCAGCGCACCGACCCCGGGGCATTCAAGCGCCGGGTCCTGATCGTGGTGGAGAACCTTCCCGTTCCCTTCGACCGCCGAGTCTGGATGGAGGCGACCGCCCTGCGCGACGCGGGCTACCTCGTCTCGGTGATCTGCCCGACGGGCAAGGGGTACGAGAAGCGCTTCGAGACCATCGAGGACATCGCGGTGTACCGCCACTCCCTGCCCCCCGAGAGCAACGCGGGCCTGGGCTTCGTGCGCGAGTACCTGGCCGCCCTGTGGCACGAGACTCGGCTGGCGTGGCGCGTGCGGCGCGAGCGCGGCTTCGACGTCATCCACGCCTGCAACCCGCCCGACCTGATCTTCCTGGTGGCGGCCCCCTTCAAGTTGCTCTACGGCACCCGCTTTATCTTCGACCAGCATGACGTGAACCCCGAGCTGTACATCACGAAGTTCGGGCGTCAGGACCTGCCCTACCGCGCCCTCGTGCTCGCCGAGCGGCTGACCTACCTGCTGGCCGACGCGGTGATCTCCACGAACGAGTCCTACCGCAAGATCGCCCTGACGCGCGGGCGCAAGCGGCCAGGGCAGGTGTTCGTGGTTCGCAGCGCCCCCAGCCTGGAGCGCTTCCGCCCCCGCCCGGGCGGCGAGCGGCACCGGGGCGGCTTCCGGTACCTCGTGGGCTACCTCGGCGTGATGGGGCCGCAGGAGGGGGTGGACTACCTCCTCCACGCCGTGCGCGAGATGGTGGACCGGGGCCGGCGCGACGTGAAGGTCATGCTCATCGGCGGCGGCTCCAGCCTCGCGGACCTCAAGGCTCTGGCCGGGCAGCTCGGGATCGGCGAGTACGTGGAGTTCACCGGGCGCATCCCGGACGACGAGCTTCTCGAACGCCTCACCGCCTGCGACGTGTGCGTGAACCCCGACCCCCTCAACCCCCTCAACGACGTGTCCTCGATGAACAAGATCGTGGAGTACATGTCGCTGGGCAAACCCATCGTGCAGTTCGACCTCAAGGAGGGCCGCGCCTCCGCCGGGGACGCCTCGGTGTACGCGAGGCCCAACGACGCGCAGGCCCTCGCCGACGAGCTCCTCGCCCTCCTCGACGACCCGGAGCGCCGGGAGACGATGGGGGAGACCGGGTTGCGGCGGATGCGCGAGCAGCTCGCCTGGGAGCATCAGGTGCCTACCCTACGCGCGGCCTACGCGCGGGCCCTCGGCACCGGAACGCCTCTGCCCTTGGGACGGCTGGGCTCCGAAGCGGGGTCCTGAGGCCGAACAGAAGCGCCCACGCTCACTCCCTCGGGGCGAGCGTGGGCGGAGTCCGGGCGGATCAGAGCGACTCGCGCAGGATGAGTTCGGTGGGCAGGCCCGTGAAGCCGCCCTCGTTCTCGGGGTCCATCTGGTCGATGAGCTGCCCCGCGAAGTCGCTGAAGTCGTAAGCGATGGTGGTGAGGACCGGGTTGAGGTAGCGCATGATGGGTTCGAGGTTGTCGTGCCCCGCGAGCCCGAGGTGGTCACCCAGCCGCGGCCCGGAGCCGTCCACGGTGAGCTGCCACATGAGCTGCCGGATCGTCATGTCCGAGTAGCCGAGCAGCGCGACCCGCTGGCTTCCGCCCTTCTGAAGGCAGCGCACCTCTTCCGTCAATTCCTGAATGATGCCCTCCACCCCGAGCCGGGGACGACGTTCCAGGGCGCCCGGCGTCTCGGCCAGAACCGTGAGCAGGGTGGCGGCGGCGAACATCTCCTGGCCGTGCAGGGCCTCGACCGCCCGCGCGAGGTCGAGGTCGGAGTGCAGCCACAGCCTCAGCCGCGGTTGCTGACGGCTGCTCGCCAGCGCGCGGGCCATGCCTTCCAGCCGGGCGCTCGCCGCCCAGCGGTGCTCGCTGTAGTAGCCCAGGTGGAGCACGTCGTAGCCCTGCTCCAGGGCGCGGTGGGTCAGCCGCTCATAGGCCTCCGTCCAGTCGGGCGCCACGCTGGGCAGCCGCTCGTGGTGACCGATCAAGACCGCCTGCCGCCCCGCCGCTCGCAGCGCCGCCGCCTGCTGATCGGTGCGCGGCCCCTCCCACAGCACCACCAGGCTGGTGATGCTCGACTGCGCGATGTCGGGCAGCAGCCGCTCCTGCGGAATGGGCGTGATCACCGGATACAGGCCCCGCTCGGTCACGACTTCCGTGAGCGCCCGGATCATCGCCGCATGGTACGGGCTCGACAGTTGCGTCATCTCGGGGCAGATGGCCACGATGGTGCTCTGCTGGGTGCGCCGCGCCTGCGCTACCGGGTCGGGCGTGTATCCCATCCGGGCCGCCTCCCGCTCGATGGCCTGCAACACCTCGGGCCGGACGAGGTGCCGCGCCTCGGGCCGGTACGCGCGGTTTACCGTCGCCACCGAGGTTCCGGCGGCCATCGCCACCCGGTCGCGCACCGTCACCGTGTAGCGCAGCTCGCTCGCACTCGCCGCCACCCGGTCTTGCACCTCGGGGAACACGTCGCCGCGCATGGCGAGCGCCGCCCGCACCTGTTCGGTCGTCAACCCGGCGTGGTGGG from Deinococcus planocerae includes:
- a CDS encoding aminoglycoside adenylyltransferase domain-containing protein, with the protein product MPPPTDDLRFTPEVRAMLGALVSGVRAALGDDLVGVYLRGSLALGDFDPESSDLDFLVVTGPPVSDAQFAALADLHTRLAALDNPYAGHIEGSYIDRASLRHFAPHERRHPTVGPDWAFSRGEHGADWMLERWVVRERGVTLLGPDPRTLIEPITADGLRVSVRQTLRSWASQPDEPEWLRRRSYQAFAVQTMCRALFTLLTGELPSKPRAVAWALGALPGPWRSLIERSRAWHLDDTPDPSALPEVMRFVRWAASEGEAAVVGETTPGPRPPDSG
- a CDS encoding spore photoproduct lyase family protein — translated: MASWLLDVRHIYLEPRVTEYARGRDILARFPDAERTLVPSHWNIPGLHGNAGLVRDWVRLKRQVLVLGVRKTFTTRANGRSADWIAPGLANGCALACAYCYVPRRKGFANPITTFVNIEEALAALRRHAAKLGPKTQPNQVDPELWVYDVGENSDLSVDALLSDNVRDLVALYRELPNAKASFATKYVNRDLLTYDPQGKTRVRFSLMPRPVARVLDVRTSPIRERIAAVNDFVEAGYEVHLNFSPVVIYEGWTADYTELLREVRDVLSPRARAQLAAEVIFLTHNAGLHEVNLGWHPRAERLLWRPAWQETKRSEHGGENIRYRHGFKGQAVARFTELLTRELPECRVRYAF
- a CDS encoding right-handed parallel beta-helix repeat-containing protein encodes the protein MNQFSVASRSSFALLVTTALLVGCGTSRPGGSPGGSATPPAGTGATTQLEAEGATTVTLPQQEIQAMTVVNPGAPSGGKVISDAGASGGQAVKLLSNGNAVRFTVPSGLGAGRYTVRVQGRADLYQGGPVVSLRVNGTERGRVELSSATYAAFTAGTFDLKAGDTIDVTLVNDLYDGDGKDRNAIIDYLMIDPAGTATTSSPAVAAPSGAVDVKSFGARGDGSTDDTDALRRAAASGKSLYFPSGTYRVRRVISFQNLNGQTITGQNATLKQDSNFTRDGDNAVLFLKNSSNVTIQGLTVIGNRTSSTPSSIDIDGVKVADSSSVTLRAMNVSRATTNGITVRDTNGLVIENTTVAQSNHHGIWIWRGRNTRLSGNTVNDSGIGILATAGDGFTAENNRISGTSDTGTKTEGVNNVVYRGNTVSNFGKDGIKVMPHTASGVTVIRNAVIENNTVSGFRGLTYDATSNILVHSTLGGRVVGNTVTGSGGTTGSPEEDGIRINAYGGYTRSRDIEVRNNTLRNVKTGLRLISDNITVTGNRVQAVGYAALLEGVGLSLTNNPEIRGGAGITVLYTTGAQGDVIGNSLFGNDLAIYAANSGNRGRISGNTFASTYRNRVVAGSGVSYTP
- a CDS encoding exopolysaccharide biosynthesis polyprenyl glycosylphosphotransferase, yielding MTHSVISEELLRTGEAPASTTAPSGESPDVRVRVPTTGDLDRRALMNGLVLAAAEALAVWLTAGLVLHLTVHHLDRLPWQLGFTATWLTAATLIRSYPGYGLDASERLRRTVIPAVAAFPTLVGAVLAGGLGAGAAALLLVLGLVLGIPAALVARIGARWLLHRVGAWGVDVAVIGHGEAAALLMQTLRSDWSLGYHPVADGQANVAILAVPNIPYAVRDRLLDGPLALFRRVLVMVSQPASDSRWAGSHHLGSFSVLEARRRHLEPGDLRQKRVFDLLVVALLFPVLTPLLLLVGLAVALDSRGPVLYGAPRMGWRGGSFRCWKFRTMHENAEARLADLLEQDAEARAYYETYHKLKDDPRVTRVGHFLRSTSLDELPQLINVLLGDMSLVGPRPYLARERPKIGPHADVILSCRPGMTGWWQVSGRSGTSFQNRVQMDLQYVRRWSPWLDLTLLAATVHVVLRRKGAH